Proteins from a single region of Primulina tabacum isolate GXHZ01 chromosome 5, ASM2559414v2, whole genome shotgun sequence:
- the LOC142546444 gene encoding importin subunit beta-1-like, with product MALEITQYLLSAQSPDANVRTGAENTLGQFRDQNLPGFLLSLSVELSNDGKPTESRRLAGIVLKNSLDAKEAATKDQLVQQWIAIDNTSKCQIKSSLLNTLGSAVQEASHTAAQVIAKIASIEIPRKEWPELVGSLLANMTQPDKPASLKQATLETLGYVCEEISHEDLVQDEVNSVLTAVVQGMNVSEQSPEVRLAATKALLNALDFARTNFENEMERNYIMKVTCDAALAKETEIRQAAFECLVSIASTYYEVLEPYMQKIFELTSNAVRGDEEAVALQAVEFWSSICDEELELQDYEVPESGDSIASHSHFIEKALPTLVPMLLETLLKQDEDQDQDDGIWNLAMAGGTCLCLVSRTVGDAVVPLVMPFVETNISKADWRSREAATYAFGSILEGPSIEKLSPMVNAGLDFLLNAMKDENSHVKDTTAWTLSRIFELLHSPASGFSVITPANLQKILGVLLESIKDAPHVAEKVCGAIYFLAQGYEDAGPSSSLFTHYVPDIMTSLIIAADRTDGSDSKLRSSAYETLNEVVRSSNLVEISQIIAKLLPVVMSKLEQTLNLQIISSDDREKQGDLQASLCGVLQVIIQKLSSADETKPIILQVADQIMLLFLNVFACRSSTVHEEAMLAIGALAYATGREFGKYMQEFYKYLEMGLQNFEEYQVCAISVGVVGDISRALDEKILPYCDGIMTLLLKDLSSAELHRSVKPAIFSCFGDIALAISEHFEKYISYVLPMMQNASEVCAQMDYNDEEMMDYGNLLRRSIFEGYSGILQGFKNSKAELMLPYAPHLLQFIDLVAKDKQRDESVTKAAAAVLGDVADALGSNIKTLFKDCSFCAELLGECLQSDDEQLKETAAWTQGMIGRAFSVNS from the exons ATGGCTTTGGAGATCACCCAATATCTATTGTCTGCTCAATCCCCTGATGCAAATGTTCGGACTGGGGCAGAAAATACTCTTGGTCAGTTCCGGGATCAAAACTTGCCGGGATTCTTGCTATCGTTGTCTGTTGAACTTTCCAATGATGGCAAACCTACCGAGTCTCGTAGACTTGCTGGTATTGTCCTTAAGAACTCCTTGGATGCTAAGGAAGCTGCGACAAAGGATCAGCTTGTCCAACAATGGATAGCAATTGACAACACTTCTAAATGTCAGATAAAAAGCTCTCTGTTGAACACCCTCGGGTCCGCTGTTCAGGAAGCTAGTCACACTGCTGCCCAAGTAATTGCAAAGATAGCTTCGATTGAAATTCCCCGGAAAGAATGGCCTGAACTTGTTGGTTCATTGCTTGCCAATATGACTCAACCAGATAAACCTGCATCCCTGAAACAGGCTACACTTGAAACACTTGGTTATGTGTGTGAGGAGATATCTCACGAAGATCTCGTTCAGGATGAAGTCAATTCTGTTCTAACAGCTGTTGTTCAAGGAATGAATGTTTCAGAGCAAAGCCCGGAAGTTCGTCTCGCTGCAACTAAGGCTTTATTGAATGCCCTTGATTTTGCTCGGACCAACTTTGAAAACGAGATGGAGAGGAACTATATCATGAAGGTGACATGTGATGCTGCATTGGCAAAAGAGACAGAAATCAGACAGGCCGCATTTGAGTGTCTAGTTTCCATTGCATCTACATACTATGAGGTACTTGAACCTTATATGCAAAAGATCTTTGAGCTTACATCTAATGCAGTCAGAGGAGATGAGGAGGCCGTTGCCCTTCAAGCAGTAGAGTTCTGGAGCTCCATTTGTGATGAAGAATTAGAGCTTCAAGACTACGAAGTCCCGGAGAGTGGTGATTCTATTGCTTCTCACTCTCATTTTATTGAAAAAGCTCTACCAACTTTAGTGCCTATGCTGCTCGAAACTCTACTTAAGCAGGATGAGGACCAAGACCAGGATGATGGGATTTGGAATCTAGCCATGGCTGGTGGCACGTGCCTTTGTCTTGTTTCCAGGACTGTTGGGGATGCTGTTGTTCctctggttatgccttttgtAGAAACAAACATATCGAAGGCCGACTGGAGATCACGGGAGGCCGCTACATATGCATTCGGCTCAATCCTCGAAGGTCCAAGCATTGAGAAGCTATCCCCCATGGTGAATGCTGGGCTAGATTTCCTGCTCAATGCGATGAAAGATGAAAACAGTCACGTGAAAGATACGACTGCTTGGACTCTTAGTCGTATCTTTGAGTTGCTGCACTCACCGGCTAGTGGTTTCTCTGTAATCACGCCTGCTAACCTTCAGAAAATTTTGGGCGTCTTGTTGGAAAGTATAAAAgatgctccacatgtggctgagaAGGTTTGTGGAGCTATTTATTTTCTCGCTCAGGGGTACGAGGATGCTGGGCCAAGCTCTTCCCTTTTCACACATTACGTTCCAGATATCATGACTTCTCTGATCATCGCAGCCGATCGGACTGATGGCAGTGACTCTAAACTCAGATCTTCTGCTTATGAAACACTAAACGAGGTTGTTAGGAGTTCAAACCTCGTTGAGATATCTCAGATCATTGCCAAACTTCTCCCTGTTGTCATGTCTAAGCTGGAACAAACTTTAAATCTTCAAATTATATCGTCTGACGACAGGGAAAAGCAAGGAGATTTACAAGCATCTCTTTGTGGTGTGCTTCAGGTTATCATTCAAAAACTAAGCAGTGCAGATGAAACTAAGCCCATAATATTACAGGTGGCTGATCAAATCATGCTGCTCTTCCTCAATGTTTTTGCTTGCCGTAGTTCTACAGTTCATGAAGAAGCTATGCTTGCTATTGGTGCACTGGCCTATGCCACCGGGCGAGAGTTCGGGAAGTACATGCAAGAGTTCTATAAATATTTAGAGATGGGTTTGCAAAATTTTGAGGAATATCAGGTTTGCGCCATTTCAGTTGGGGTTGTTGGCGACATTTCCCGTGCATTGGATGAAAAGATCTTACCATATTGTGATGGGATAATGACACTTCTGCTCAAGGATCTCTCCAGTGCTGAATTACACCGCTCAGTTAAGCCTGCTATATTTTCTTGCTTTGGTGACATCGCTCTTGCAATCAGTGAACATTTTGAAAAGTACATCAGTTATGTACTACCAATGATGCAGAACGCTTCAGAAGTGTGTGCTCAGATGGATTACAATGACGAAGAGATGATGGACTATGGAAACCTGCTCAGACGAAGTATTTTCGAGGGTTATTCCGGGATTCTTCAGGGATTCAAGAATTCCAAGGCTGAGCTCATGCTACCATATGCTCCTCATCTTCTGCAGTTCATAGACTTGGTTGCCAAAGACAAACAGAG GGATGAGAGTGTGACAAAAGCAGCGGCGGCAGTTTTGGGTGACGTAGCAGATGCACTGGGGTCAAATATAAAGACGCTGTTCAAGGATTGTTCATTCTGTGCAGAATTATTAGGCGAGTGCCTTCAGTCGGATGATGAACAGCTGAAAGAAACAGCTGCATGGACACAAGGAATGATTGGTCGTGCATTTTCTGTAAATAGCTGA
- the LOC142544750 gene encoding gamma-interferon-responsive lysosomal thiol protein produces MEHHSKSNQEMASKRLVLGFISTCSLAILWSLSQDNNVSANSLLDDSSVLDSEDKVNLSVYYESLCPFCANFIVNHLVKVFQTDLISIVNLRLVPWGNTQISPNNSWICQHGADECQLDVVEACAINKWPTVETHFKFIYCVETLHLMNRHTDWQSCFGSTGLDPKPLENCYNSGLGYKLEKVYADETAGLNPRHRFVPWVVVNNQPLQEDFQRFVDYICKTYRGNKMPEACKSSSFEIEAAANSTPQVCYVT; encoded by the exons ATGGAGCATCATAGCAAATCAAATCAAGAAATGGCTTCCAAAAGACTCGTTCTTGGGTTCATTTCTACATGTTCTCTGGCAATTCTTTGGTCACTTTCTCAAGACAACAATGTTTCTGCAAATAGCCTATTGGACGATTCATCGGTTCTTGATTCTGAAGACAAGGTTAACTTATCTGTGTACTACGAATCCCTGTGCCCATTTTGTGCAAACTTCATCGTGAACCATCTGGTGAAGGTTTTTCAGACGGATCTTATCAGCATTGTGAATCTTAGGCTAGTCCCTTGGGGCAACACCCAGATTTCACCGAACAATTCTTGGATTTGTCAG CATGGTGCAGATGAGTGTCAGTTGGATGTTGTAGAGGCCTGCGCCATTAACAAATGGCCTACAGTG GAGACACACTTCAAGTTCATATACTGTGTAGAGACTCTACATTTGATGAACAGACACACAGACTGGCAATCTTGTTTCGGTTCCACCGGTTTGGATCCGAAGCCCCTCGAAAATTGCTATAATAGTGGTCTTGGCTATAAG CTCGAAAAAGTTTATGCGGATGAAACAGCTGGTCTCAACCCTCGGCACAGATTTGTGCCATGGGTGGTCGTCAATAATCAGCCTCTCCAAGAA GATTTCCAGAGATTTGTGGACTACATATGTAAAACTTACAGGGGAAACAAGATGCCCGAGGCTTGCAAATCGAGTTCGTTTGAAATCGAAGCAGCAGCTAATTCCACACCTCAAGTTTGCTATGTTACCTGA